One genomic region from Halomicrobium zhouii encodes:
- a CDS encoding phospholipase D-like domain-containing protein — protein sequence MTSDSLGYFIGYTLLHARRVVIVSPWLGNVDLRFPVNDHLESRHTSMLDAIDALPDTEVTLVIREGEQYNDFVRDRLPDEVTLIELDDLHAKVVVCDEFAYLGSANITRGGLTVNREVCEIIENEYDDAFDYVSAELDISVPRSDS from the coding sequence TTGACTTCTGACAGCCTGGGGTACTTCATCGGGTACACGCTCTTGCACGCCCGACGGGTCGTCATCGTCTCGCCGTGGCTGGGCAACGTCGACCTGCGGTTTCCGGTGAACGACCACCTCGAGAGCCGCCACACGAGTATGCTCGACGCGATCGACGCGCTGCCCGACACGGAGGTGACGCTCGTCATCCGCGAAGGGGAGCAGTACAACGACTTCGTACGCGACCGCTTGCCGGACGAGGTGACGCTCATCGAACTCGACGACCTCCACGCCAAGGTTGTCGTCTGCGACGAGTTCGCCTACCTGGGCTCCGCGAACATCACGAGGGGCGGGCTGACCGTCAACCGGGAGGTGTGCGAGATAATCGAGAACGAGTACGACGACGCCTTCGACTACGTGAGTGCGGAGCTCGACATCTCGGTACCCCGGTCGGATTCCTGA
- a CDS encoding vWA domain-containing protein, with product MKTHVTFVLDSSGSMSTIREDTIGGYNTFLEDQRDEEGTATVSLYDFNTHVNLVYETCPIEDAPELGSDNYTPSGQTALHDAIYQAITETADHFASMGVEERPDNTIVVILTDGKENASETPQPRVREQIEYRQSEFDWEFLFIGANQDAALTAGGMGIHGEYTLDMAHSGDGAEAAYESTSDRISNAREEGSTGGFEAVDRERQDDARDS from the coding sequence ATGAAGACCCACGTCACCTTCGTTCTCGACTCCTCGGGCTCGATGTCGACCATCCGCGAAGACACCATCGGCGGCTACAACACGTTCCTCGAGGACCAGCGGGACGAGGAGGGCACGGCGACCGTCTCACTGTACGATTTCAACACGCACGTCAACCTCGTGTACGAGACCTGCCCGATCGAGGATGCTCCGGAGCTGGGTAGCGACAACTACACGCCTTCGGGGCAGACTGCGCTGCACGACGCGATATACCAGGCAATCACCGAAACAGCGGACCACTTCGCGTCCATGGGCGTCGAAGAGCGTCCGGACAACACCATCGTCGTCATCCTCACCGACGGGAAGGAGAACGCGTCCGAAACCCCGCAGCCACGGGTGCGAGAACAGATCGAGTACCGCCAGTCGGAGTTCGACTGGGAGTTCCTCTTCATCGGCGCGAATCAGGATGCGGCGCTCACCGCGGGCGGGATGGGCATCCATGGAGAGTACACACTGGACATGGCACACAGCGGCGACGGGGCAGAGGCTGCGTATGAATCTACGTCTGACCGAATCAGCAACGCACGGGAGGAAGGGTCAACTGGTGGGTTCGAGGCAGTGGATCGGGAACGGCAGGACGACGCGCGGGATTCGTAG
- a CDS encoding DEAD/DEAH box helicase: MLANRQIRYEGQDEPPFVTDALKYEREPQARRQTSEYTDGNPFVESIIDVFGFDPLDFQVNSWETVDYLDEQRHADGESKAAVFSAPTGFGKTEAFLGPLYQLLREDRQESIAIVYPRRALLQDQLGRILEHIHTIKTDHDDTLSVGCYVGNMPWERSDVGNKGFFESTGGRPRFTLCNCWCGEDGESHSFRLHGTSESYVLRCENDPSHEFTDRELILSRKDLALNGNADIVLTTLESLENFAHKPHYSLVDRFDTIVLDEVHLYTGLRGAHAAKVIQNVDDISDDPLLWLGSSATIDDPKRFGGQIFGRSPADVETTSPPPSDYDDDHDDFEHYYFMLAPEDGPGVSSMALQQSMLLGHTMLEDGEGRRSKQLSFIDSISQINQQRVQLDDADRKNELWQFHRDNDEEDWDGVASDMDHRFIDEPLSLMSVYSEQGFDSETAANSDILLSTNFLEVGIDVGDIKIITQHRTPWNLSSFLQRAGRAARKPGMDSHIAVYLSNLTGDANMFYRADRFLGSDIRTPLNTDNRVVEWMHDRFNRYYDHVSWLDDQFIRFDEHRTFLERYLQTDLGYDSFYEMLVDPRSFFEEEFGIDVPSEPMLSKPVVADVQDALDSYLEAQHETVADVEEYFGMEDGEIVRGTDAVGQYVLEVQEQTLLVIKTFDGQVSGYEQRLASRGGSGYEDLVQELNQQLAEAKNRAQVVPSGGTHDVVTHFSSLLADLFGLTGKLMQLRNRVNSVVDEAIAPVNQGRLADLNDAVTQLETLSEDERIEDYYRLEKQVHYVRETLDQYASYLDGSDKPYNSLYKIKDLLRAAYYFDLYLQTEGRQLDDEVWFVPPSYFDSSGQFVSVFREDQQTDRPEESIDSVVTTYAPYRSEYQSQSGVMHAFLPKTTVTDDGVVMDYKADVTGEKHEDVLVPDTLQLSEMTDISEEKALEMVQYCPVCFQVIPGNLDRCLRHEEREYGKIHSEPHVDTSVIERTPVESTGDLTLADLEAKVSLESVTLEITPGKFYGPDIGVSYDKDQDRFTQELESPEMPLGFTTRTRGLVYDLTPFLDGLEENVGEYVRRYKDLETGDLEHLAYHTAAHFFLQLVADISSVNSQRVFYGFDQDEGEVYVFERTEGGQGIVDLVYDELDTDPGSVLESINRLAYNEQVISERLWASSEFVADLPTATTDTESIRPIIESHLGVPFETVVDRVTEEIISTIDRAQQFATDEDISTGDAYSLKHVVASAQVAGEEFPADAIATHETSLSDVDRVETAFHSPDIDGCVENLHLTECIEAGDQSETLSYVVLEALRAHLTESVPTEEATETMFDRERPPGGEIDGTSVFLDF; this comes from the coding sequence ATGCTAGCTAATCGACAGATCAGGTACGAGGGCCAGGACGAACCGCCGTTCGTGACGGACGCGCTCAAGTACGAGCGGGAACCGCAGGCCAGACGCCAGACGAGCGAGTACACGGACGGGAACCCGTTCGTCGAGTCGATTATCGACGTGTTCGGATTCGACCCGCTCGACTTCCAGGTCAACAGCTGGGAGACGGTCGATTACCTCGACGAGCAACGCCACGCTGACGGTGAGAGCAAGGCGGCCGTGTTCTCGGCACCGACGGGGTTCGGCAAGACCGAAGCCTTCCTCGGTCCGCTCTATCAGCTGCTCCGCGAGGATCGACAGGAATCCATCGCGATCGTCTATCCACGCCGGGCGCTGCTACAGGACCAGCTCGGGCGAATCCTCGAACACATCCACACCATCAAGACGGACCACGACGACACGCTCTCGGTCGGTTGCTACGTGGGGAACATGCCCTGGGAACGGTCGGACGTGGGGAACAAGGGCTTCTTCGAATCGACGGGTGGGAGACCCCGGTTCACGCTCTGTAACTGCTGGTGTGGGGAGGACGGGGAGTCCCACTCGTTCCGTCTCCACGGGACCAGCGAGTCCTACGTCCTCCGCTGTGAGAACGACCCCTCCCACGAGTTCACCGACCGCGAGCTGATCCTGTCACGGAAAGACCTCGCCCTGAACGGGAACGCGGACATCGTCCTCACCACGCTGGAATCCCTCGAGAACTTCGCCCACAAGCCACACTACTCGCTCGTCGACCGCTTCGACACGATCGTCCTCGACGAGGTCCACCTCTACACCGGCCTCCGTGGCGCACACGCGGCGAAGGTCATCCAGAACGTCGACGACATTTCCGACGACCCGCTGCTGTGGCTCGGGTCGAGCGCGACCATCGACGACCCCAAGCGCTTCGGCGGACAGATATTCGGCCGGTCTCCGGCAGACGTCGAGACGACGAGCCCGCCGCCGTCCGACTACGACGACGACCACGACGACTTCGAGCACTACTACTTCATGCTCGCTCCCGAGGACGGGCCCGGCGTCTCCTCGATGGCGCTCCAGCAATCGATGCTCCTGGGGCACACGATGCTCGAAGACGGGGAGGGACGACGGAGCAAACAACTCTCCTTCATCGACAGCATCTCCCAGATCAACCAGCAACGGGTCCAGCTCGACGACGCCGACCGCAAGAACGAGCTGTGGCAGTTCCACCGCGACAACGACGAGGAGGACTGGGACGGCGTCGCGTCGGACATGGACCACCGGTTCATCGACGAACCACTGTCGCTCATGTCGGTGTATTCTGAACAGGGGTTCGACAGCGAGACGGCCGCGAACAGCGATATCCTCCTCTCGACGAACTTCCTCGAGGTGGGCATCGACGTCGGGGACATCAAGATCATCACGCAACACCGGACGCCGTGGAACCTGTCGTCGTTCCTGCAGCGCGCCGGCCGGGCAGCCCGGAAACCGGGAATGGATTCACACATCGCGGTGTACCTGTCGAACCTCACCGGCGACGCAAACATGTTCTACCGGGCCGACCGGTTCCTCGGCTCCGACATCCGGACCCCGCTCAACACGGACAACCGCGTCGTCGAGTGGATGCACGACCGGTTCAATCGGTACTACGACCACGTCTCGTGGCTCGACGACCAGTTTATCCGGTTCGACGAACACAGGACGTTCCTCGAACGGTACCTGCAGACGGATCTGGGATACGACAGCTTCTACGAGATGCTCGTGGACCCACGATCCTTCTTCGAGGAGGAGTTCGGGATCGACGTCCCGAGTGAACCCATGCTCTCGAAGCCAGTCGTCGCCGACGTGCAGGACGCACTCGACTCGTACCTCGAGGCCCAGCACGAGACCGTGGCAGACGTCGAGGAGTACTTCGGAATGGAAGACGGGGAGATCGTCCGCGGGACTGACGCCGTCGGCCAGTACGTCCTCGAAGTCCAGGAACAGACGCTCCTCGTCATCAAGACCTTCGACGGACAGGTCTCCGGCTACGAACAACGGCTAGCGTCACGGGGTGGCAGTGGCTACGAGGACCTCGTCCAGGAACTGAACCAGCAGCTGGCCGAGGCGAAGAACCGCGCCCAGGTCGTTCCCTCCGGCGGGACGCACGACGTCGTCACCCACTTCTCGTCGCTACTGGCCGACCTGTTCGGTCTCACTGGGAAGCTGATGCAGTTGCGCAACCGGGTGAACAGCGTCGTCGACGAGGCGATCGCCCCGGTCAACCAGGGCCGTCTCGCGGACCTGAACGACGCCGTCACCCAGCTCGAAACGCTCAGCGAAGACGAGCGCATCGAGGACTACTATCGCCTCGAAAAGCAGGTCCACTACGTCCGGGAGACGCTCGACCAGTACGCCTCGTATCTCGACGGCAGCGACAAACCGTACAACTCGCTGTACAAGATCAAGGACCTCCTGCGGGCTGCCTACTACTTCGACCTCTACCTGCAGACCGAGGGCCGCCAGCTCGACGACGAAGTGTGGTTCGTCCCGCCGAGCTACTTCGACAGCTCCGGACAGTTCGTCTCCGTCTTCCGCGAAGACCAGCAGACGGACCGCCCGGAGGAGTCGATCGATTCGGTCGTGACGACCTACGCTCCGTACCGGTCGGAGTACCAGTCGCAGTCCGGGGTGATGCACGCGTTCCTGCCGAAGACGACCGTGACCGACGACGGCGTTGTCATGGACTACAAGGCCGACGTCACCGGCGAGAAGCACGAGGACGTCCTCGTGCCTGACACCCTCCAGCTCTCGGAGATGACGGACATCTCGGAGGAGAAGGCCCTCGAGATGGTCCAGTACTGTCCGGTGTGTTTCCAGGTTATCCCGGGCAATCTGGATCGGTGCCTCCGTCACGAGGAGCGCGAGTACGGGAAGATCCACTCCGAACCACACGTCGACACGTCGGTCATCGAGCGGACGCCAGTCGAATCGACGGGCGACCTGACGCTCGCCGACCTCGAAGCGAAGGTGTCACTGGAGAGCGTGACCCTGGAGATTACGCCTGGGAAATTCTACGGTCCCGACATCGGCGTCTCCTATGACAAGGACCAGGACCGGTTCACCCAGGAACTGGAGAGCCCCGAGATGCCGCTCGGGTTCACGACGCGAACACGCGGACTCGTCTACGATCTCACCCCGTTTCTCGACGGACTCGAGGAGAACGTCGGCGAGTACGTGCGACGATACAAGGACCTCGAAACGGGCGACCTCGAACATCTCGCCTACCACACGGCAGCCCACTTCTTCCTCCAGCTGGTCGCGGACATCAGTAGCGTCAACAGCCAGCGCGTCTTCTACGGCTTCGACCAGGACGAGGGTGAAGTGTACGTCTTCGAGCGGACAGAGGGCGGCCAGGGAATCGTCGACCTCGTCTACGACGAACTCGACACCGATCCGGGCAGCGTCCTGGAGTCGATAAACCGGCTGGCCTACAACGAGCAGGTGATCAGCGAACGCCTCTGGGCGTCCAGTGAATTCGTGGCCGATTTGCCGACCGCTACCACCGACACCGAGTCCATCCGGCCGATCATCGAGTCACATCTCGGAGTTCCCTTCGAGACAGTCGTCGACCGAGTGACCGAGGAGATTATCTCGACCATCGACCGTGCCCAGCAGTTCGCCACCGACGAGGATATCTCGACTGGCGACGCGTACAGCCTCAAGCACGTCGTCGCGAGTGCACAGGTCGCCGGTGAGGAGTTCCCGGCAGACGCAATCGCCACCCACGAGACGTCGCTCTCCGACGTCGACCGGGTCGAAACGGCGTTCCACTCGCCGGACATCGACGGTTGCGTCGAGAACCTGCACCTCACGGAGTGCATCGAAGCCGGTGACCAGAGTGAGACGCTCAGCTACGTCGTGCTCGAGGCCCTCCGGGCGCACCTGACGGAGTCCGTTCCCACTGAGGAGGCCACCGAAACGATGTTCGACCGCGAACGACCGCCAGGGGGTGAGATCGATGGTACGAGCGTTTTCCTTGACTTCTGA
- a CDS encoding beta-alanine-activating enzyme beta-propeller domain-containing protein, with protein MFPRPIFRRVPIRKYFEYGNHSLGMFEVVTRREAIYGGVLGLTTSLSGCFLSDRNGGGSKSETTQTGRELSRPIEPASKALPALEGIQPAYRVDRRRTGYNPDATFPETKPTRQWSRDSSGLFESTPAIVDGTLFIGNDGVLAIDVSDGGVQWHYPTDATVTSSPVVHEGTVYVGSRGGTVYAIDADSGTKRWAFSTEDMILSSPIVGSDALYVGSHDTRLYCLEADTGDQRWAYRTDGVVHSSPALAGNGVYVGSGDGYLYAIDTATGDVAWRFGTGTPVSTTPVIADDVMYVGDTDGGFYCLDRFSGRRQWAISVDYGVYVPPAATDDTVFVTPSGNRMYALHPGTGETKWEHQFESSINSAPLATDEAISVGTNDGSLHVLNASSGTERWRLGMERVVTTPAVTDRTVYVGGDEVYAFGTSGT; from the coding sequence ATGTTTCCACGACCGATCTTCCGCCGGGTACCCATACGAAAATACTTTGAGTATGGTAATCACTCGTTGGGTATGTTCGAAGTCGTTACCCGAAGGGAAGCCATCTACGGCGGCGTTCTGGGGTTGACGACGTCCCTCTCGGGTTGTTTTCTCTCCGATAGGAATGGTGGGGGTTCGAAGTCAGAAACCACGCAGACGGGGCGAGAGCTTTCGAGACCCATCGAACCTGCTTCGAAGGCGTTGCCTGCACTCGAGGGGATCCAGCCCGCGTACCGCGTCGATCGGCGGCGGACGGGATACAATCCCGACGCCACGTTCCCGGAGACGAAACCGACTCGGCAGTGGTCCCGTGATTCCTCGGGACTGTTCGAATCCACCCCTGCAATAGTCGATGGAACGCTCTTCATCGGGAACGACGGGGTCCTGGCCATCGACGTATCGGACGGTGGGGTCCAGTGGCACTATCCGACGGACGCGACCGTGACGTCCTCACCTGTGGTTCACGAAGGGACCGTCTACGTCGGGAGCAGAGGAGGGACGGTGTACGCCATCGATGCGGACTCGGGGACGAAACGGTGGGCGTTCTCGACCGAAGACATGATCCTGTCCTCACCGATCGTGGGTTCAGACGCGCTCTACGTCGGCTCCCACGATACCCGGCTCTACTGCCTCGAAGCAGACACCGGCGACCAGCGATGGGCCTACCGCACCGACGGTGTCGTTCATAGCTCACCAGCACTTGCCGGAAACGGAGTCTACGTCGGTAGCGGTGACGGATACCTGTACGCGATCGATACTGCGACTGGGGACGTTGCGTGGCGGTTCGGCACTGGTACTCCGGTTTCTACCACCCCGGTAATCGCCGACGACGTGATGTACGTCGGGGACACCGACGGCGGCTTTTACTGTCTGGATCGGTTCTCCGGCCGGCGTCAGTGGGCGATTTCGGTCGACTACGGCGTGTACGTTCCGCCGGCAGCGACGGACGATACCGTCTTCGTAACTCCCTCCGGTAACCGGATGTACGCCCTGCACCCTGGGACCGGAGAGACAAAGTGGGAACACCAGTTCGAGAGTTCGATCAACTCGGCGCCGCTAGCCACCGACGAGGCCATCTCCGTCGGTACCAACGACGGCTCCCTCCACGTGTTGAACGCTTCTTCTGGAACTGAACGATGGAGACTCGGGATGGAACGGGTCGTAACGACTCCTGCGGTCACCGACAGAACGGTTTACGTCGGTGGAGACGAAGTGTACGCATTCGGAACGTCAGGGACGTGA
- a CDS encoding outer membrane protein assembly factor BamB family protein, translating into MVQYDAANTGFAADQSGPTADPAALWQHRTGANVRTSPVVVDNRVYVGTEGRQLVALDAITGEVHWTFEFADGTPTSPVVAEGTVYVTTTAGRLVAIDATSGTEQWSAPLDGDSVSPPVIWQDYIYTTSGTSLLSFDDDGRRSAEASLSGDELSQPAVTDTSVYVGSDDGSIYAFDLTDDTTGFDRPERWRVDRVIDRVPAVTVANDTVYVAGTDPGETAQGRVYALDPVTGSTQWQFTTTPWIVTSPAVTTELVYVGAENGDVIALYADSGIEKWRFDANSSWQFAFWGPGIEASPIVAGQTVYVGSEDGYLYALDAENGTERWRFESADSIVSTPTAVSGLVYVGSDDGGVYAITSPGSSPVPLQDAESRGNAGADESGQRVDGDILPVGDLGIGLGLGGILVGYLLLRGSDESPDDSSTSRPRVTVERETEPNEEEPSEKGPKNAEREGAEDEQIQALEAEVESALERVDELQDEITELVVAGERDNAEQARARANQELERLMGKLGTVPEPVPSSRVQPLQEKVRDEQESLEGAIRRARELSLEESCEAVERSLASVNGYLSHGNVDDAEEALDDAEQEIQEAMDRLAPPSDSLPSERIESLQDRIDTRRDDIEQVREWLGARDELDDSIQAAREDVDAERWQPALAKLDEARDRSETLMDRDVPYLSTDSIQHQENRIDELQATANREYATQRIESLLDECETFLDEAIEGSENPDGVRETVESKLDDARDHLSASSIATATFDGRVAELDSRVTAYEQSRQEATRETQPQMDDTTDDQRDDSHSTAEFAVLTAFQRDLLVVIAGHEDAKGLAIRDELETYYDEDINHGRLYPNLDTLAEKELVDKFELDERSNGYRLTETGRGHLERRQAWQRERAPDSDVGTERSKRERIFEAIDDVATELGRMPKRNEFLDRTDWDQGDVTAEFESWQGALEAAGISVEAELLSELEHVAEAVDGEPTSSDMNREGAYNAGKYSTYFGSWAAAVEAADLHSDDSREHSKSTPGEQEANDRSDGETASHEDVLDGYFTLAELPNESRFHGETAVYVTERHNPDETKDARLSVQDVTGTAATFNVWAKHDCEFDWAVGEWYVLSEVRLRKWERNGETMLTLSSSRDTTVTPLSADAPAVDEKMIETPDDESSEGSEDETKPEDEFDDAVEEDEEADANDESEDEPDGGETVLDEIVSEFDNELM; encoded by the coding sequence ATGGTGCAGTACGACGCGGCGAACACTGGCTTCGCGGCAGACCAGAGCGGACCGACCGCAGACCCGGCCGCACTCTGGCAGCATCGGACTGGCGCGAACGTCCGCACGTCACCGGTCGTCGTCGACAATCGGGTCTACGTTGGAACGGAGGGTAGGCAGTTGGTCGCTCTCGATGCAATCACCGGTGAAGTGCACTGGACCTTCGAGTTTGCGGACGGAACACCGACCTCGCCGGTAGTCGCCGAAGGGACCGTCTACGTGACGACGACTGCCGGAAGGCTCGTTGCCATCGATGCAACGTCAGGCACGGAGCAGTGGTCGGCACCCCTCGACGGCGACTCAGTTTCGCCACCGGTCATCTGGCAGGATTACATTTACACGACGAGTGGAACCTCTCTCCTGTCGTTCGATGACGACGGTCGTCGTTCGGCCGAAGCGTCGCTGTCCGGGGATGAGCTGTCGCAGCCCGCGGTAACGGACACCAGCGTCTACGTCGGCAGTGACGACGGGTCGATCTACGCCTTCGACCTCACTGATGACACCACCGGATTCGACAGGCCGGAGCGGTGGCGCGTCGACAGGGTCATCGACAGGGTGCCTGCGGTGACCGTCGCCAACGATACCGTCTACGTAGCCGGAACAGACCCTGGCGAGACGGCACAGGGGCGTGTGTACGCCCTCGATCCTGTCACCGGAAGTACGCAGTGGCAATTTACGACGACACCGTGGATTGTGACGTCACCAGCAGTGACGACGGAGTTGGTGTACGTCGGTGCGGAGAACGGTGACGTCATCGCACTTTACGCAGATTCTGGAATCGAGAAGTGGCGCTTCGACGCGAACAGTTCGTGGCAGTTCGCGTTCTGGGGTCCAGGGATCGAGGCGTCTCCGATCGTGGCCGGACAGACGGTATACGTCGGGAGCGAGGACGGGTATCTGTACGCCCTGGACGCGGAGAATGGGACTGAGCGATGGCGATTCGAATCGGCCGACAGTATCGTCTCGACACCAACTGCCGTGAGCGGGTTGGTGTACGTCGGGAGTGACGACGGGGGAGTGTACGCGATTACGTCGCCCGGCTCGTCTCCGGTCCCACTTCAGGACGCCGAGTCACGTGGAAATGCCGGTGCTGACGAATCTGGACAGCGAGTGGATGGCGACATACTCCCGGTCGGTGACCTTGGCATTGGCCTGGGGCTCGGGGGAATTCTGGTCGGGTATCTCCTGTTGCGGGGAAGTGACGAGTCTCCAGACGACAGTAGCACTAGTAGGCCTCGGGTCACGGTCGAGCGGGAAACAGAGCCAAACGAAGAGGAACCGAGCGAAAAGGGACCGAAGAACGCCGAACGAGAGGGTGCTGAAGACGAACAGATCCAGGCGCTCGAAGCCGAGGTCGAATCGGCGCTGGAGCGAGTCGACGAATTGCAGGACGAAATTACGGAACTGGTGGTAGCGGGCGAGCGAGACAACGCCGAGCAGGCGAGAGCAAGGGCAAACCAGGAACTGGAACGGCTGATGGGGAAGCTCGGTACCGTACCCGAACCAGTACCGTCGTCTAGAGTTCAGCCGCTACAGGAGAAGGTACGAGACGAACAGGAATCACTCGAAGGGGCCATCCGTCGGGCCCGCGAATTGTCGCTCGAAGAATCCTGTGAGGCAGTCGAGCGATCCCTGGCAAGTGTAAACGGCTATCTCTCCCACGGGAACGTCGACGATGCGGAAGAAGCGCTCGATGATGCAGAGCAAGAGATCCAGGAAGCGATGGATCGATTAGCGCCACCATCCGACTCGCTGCCCTCCGAGCGCATCGAATCACTGCAAGATCGAATTGACACACGGCGAGACGACATCGAACAGGTACGCGAATGGTTAGGGGCTCGTGACGAGCTCGACGATTCGATCCAGGCGGCCCGGGAGGACGTCGACGCCGAGCGGTGGCAGCCCGCGCTCGCGAAACTGGACGAAGCACGAGATCGGTCCGAGACACTCATGGACCGAGACGTCCCGTATCTCTCGACCGATTCGATACAGCATCAGGAAAACCGGATCGACGAACTCCAGGCAACGGCGAACAGGGAGTACGCTACCCAGCGGATAGAGTCGCTCCTCGATGAGTGCGAGACATTCCTCGACGAAGCGATCGAGGGATCAGAAAACCCGGACGGCGTTCGTGAGACGGTCGAATCGAAGCTCGACGACGCTCGTGACCATCTCTCCGCATCGAGCATCGCGACGGCGACGTTTGACGGGCGAGTTGCCGAGCTCGACTCCCGTGTAACCGCCTACGAACAATCGCGACAGGAAGCAACTCGCGAGACCCAGCCACAGATGGACGATACCACAGATGACCAGCGAGACGACAGTCACTCGACGGCCGAATTCGCCGTTCTCACGGCGTTCCAGCGCGACCTGCTGGTCGTCATCGCTGGTCACGAGGACGCCAAAGGACTGGCGATCAGGGACGAACTGGAGACGTACTACGACGAGGATATCAATCACGGTCGACTGTACCCCAATCTCGATACGCTCGCCGAGAAAGAGCTCGTCGACAAGTTCGAACTCGACGAGCGATCCAACGGCTATCGACTCACCGAGACCGGGAGGGGCCACCTCGAACGTCGGCAGGCGTGGCAACGAGAGCGAGCACCTGACAGTGATGTCGGTACCGAGCGTAGCAAGCGGGAGCGAATTTTCGAGGCAATCGACGACGTCGCAACAGAACTCGGACGGATGCCGAAGCGAAACGAGTTCCTCGACCGGACGGACTGGGACCAGGGTGACGTCACTGCCGAGTTCGAGTCCTGGCAGGGCGCACTCGAAGCGGCGGGCATCAGTGTCGAGGCCGAACTCCTGAGTGAACTCGAACACGTTGCCGAGGCCGTCGACGGTGAACCGACATCCAGCGATATGAACCGTGAGGGAGCGTACAACGCGGGGAAGTACTCGACGTACTTCGGTTCGTGGGCAGCCGCCGTCGAGGCTGCTGATCTCCACTCGGACGATTCTCGCGAACACTCGAAATCGACGCCCGGGGAGCAAGAGGCAAACGACCGGTCAGATGGGGAGACGGCGAGTCACGAGGACGTTCTGGACGGCTATTTCACGCTCGCTGAACTACCCAACGAAAGTCGATTCCACGGTGAAACAGCAGTGTACGTCACTGAACGCCACAACCCAGACGAGACGAAAGACGCGCGACTCTCTGTACAGGACGTCACCGGGACGGCGGCGACGTTCAATGTCTGGGCGAAACACGACTGCGAGTTCGACTGGGCCGTTGGGGAGTGGTACGTGCTGTCGGAAGTGCGTCTCCGCAAGTGGGAACGAAACGGCGAGACAATGCTTACTCTCTCAAGTTCACGGGACACGACGGTTACTCCGCTCTCGGCGGATGCCCCTGCTGTAGACGAGAAGATGATTGAGACGCCAGATGACGAGTCCTCCGAAGGAAGCGAAGACGAGACGAAGCCAGAAGACGAGTTCGATGATGCGGTGGAAGAGGACGAGGAAGCGGATGCAAACGACGAGAGCGAAGACGAACCGGATGGAGGGGAGACCGTGCTGGACGAGATCGTTTCCGAGTTCGATAACGAACTGATGTAG
- a CDS encoding transcription initiation factor IIB, translated as MSSGQQSVAWRVASERTSTDEPSVVDGEESSANDFDTTAACAECGAQSFARSAASEWYCEACGAVHTGAEIEFSEPGWKPQEDRRTGPAVSVSRVSVGTRIGDGSGAGTGFWARFNNRLDHADETLRHGLRELRALATSLEATDSLVDQAAYLFRQVADDGLLVGHSIEAMAAACVHVTAREDYNPFPLKQIADASPVALDAIRSAVSKLVREYDRQVAPPLPSAFIARFASETSLPTAVRQRASELADAVIDDGAHVGQSPTGIAAAILYGAAREHGVEVTQSELADVAYVSVVTLSRHWQTVQTYIEDE; from the coding sequence ATGTCCTCAGGCCAACAGTCCGTAGCGTGGCGTGTCGCATCCGAACGCACTTCGACCGACGAGCCGTCGGTCGTCGACGGCGAGGAGTCGTCGGCGAACGACTTCGATACCACGGCCGCCTGTGCCGAATGTGGTGCGCAGTCGTTCGCCCGGAGTGCCGCCAGCGAGTGGTACTGTGAAGCGTGTGGCGCCGTCCACACCGGGGCCGAAATCGAGTTCAGTGAACCCGGCTGGAAACCCCAGGAGGACCGCCGTACCGGCCCAGCCGTGTCCGTCTCGCGGGTAAGCGTCGGCACCAGGATTGGGGATGGTAGTGGCGCAGGAACCGGGTTCTGGGCCCGGTTCAACAACCGTCTCGACCACGCCGACGAGACACTCCGCCACGGGCTCCGTGAACTGCGGGCGCTTGCGACGTCGCTCGAAGCCACCGACTCCCTCGTCGATCAGGCAGCCTACCTGTTCCGCCAGGTCGCCGACGACGGCTTGCTCGTCGGCCACTCCATCGAGGCCATGGCCGCCGCCTGCGTCCACGTGACGGCGCGCGAGGACTACAACCCGTTCCCGCTGAAACAGATCGCCGACGCCTCACCGGTGGCGCTCGACGCTATCAGGAGCGCCGTGAGCAAACTCGTCCGCGAATACGACCGCCAGGTCGCGCCACCGCTCCCGAGTGCCTTCATCGCGCGATTTGCGTCGGAGACGTCGCTCCCGACGGCGGTCCGTCAGCGAGCGTCCGAACTCGCCGACGCAGTGATCGACGACGGCGCCCACGTCGGCCAGAGTCCGACGGGAATCGCTGCCGCCATTCTGTACGGCGCCGCACGGGAACACGGCGTCGAGGTGACCCAGTCGGAGCTGGCCGACGTCGCGTACGTGAGCGTGGTGACGCTCTCGCGTCACTGGCAGACGGTGCAAACCTACATCGAGGACGAGTAA